A region of Streptomyces halobius DNA encodes the following proteins:
- a CDS encoding IS110 family RNA-guided transposase — translation MNVYCGIDWAERHHDVTLVDEAGTQLAKRRITDDAAGYRMLLELLAEYGDTPEDPIPVAIETSHGLLVATLRTGTRRIYAVNPLSATRYRDRHSVSRKKSDPGDALILANILRTDMDAHRPLPADSDLARAITVLARAQQDAVWNRQQLVNQVRSLLRTYFPAALDAFMGKQYGLARPEARAVLTAAPTPARAAKLSIAQLQAALRRAGRSRGIEAEARRLREIFRGDYARQPQAVEDAMGHQLAALVVQLDAACRATDELAEAVEESFLQHPDADVLLSFPGLGVQLGARVLAETGDDRDRFTDARALKAYAGSAPITRASGKKKFVGRRHIKNDRLITAGFLWAFSALRSSPGADAHYRRRRAAGDWHAQAQRHLFNRLLGQLHHCLQTRQLFDEHHAFTSSSADLAVAA, via the coding sequence TTGAACGTGTACTGCGGGATCGACTGGGCCGAACGACACCATGACGTCACCCTGGTCGACGAGGCCGGCACACAGCTCGCCAAGCGGCGGATCACCGACGACGCCGCCGGGTACCGGATGCTGCTGGAACTGCTCGCCGAGTACGGCGACACCCCCGAGGACCCGATACCGGTGGCCATCGAGACCAGCCATGGCCTGCTCGTGGCCACCCTGCGCACCGGAACCCGCCGGATCTACGCGGTCAACCCGCTGTCCGCCACCCGCTACCGCGACAGGCACAGCGTCTCGCGCAAGAAGTCCGACCCCGGCGACGCCCTGATCCTGGCGAACATCCTGCGCACGGACATGGACGCCCACCGGCCGCTGCCCGCTGACAGCGACCTGGCCCGCGCGATCACCGTGCTCGCCCGCGCTCAGCAGGACGCCGTCTGGAACCGCCAGCAGCTGGTCAACCAGGTCCGCTCGCTGCTGCGGACCTACTTCCCGGCTGCCCTGGACGCCTTCATGGGCAAGCAGTACGGCCTCGCCCGCCCAGAAGCCCGCGCCGTCCTGACCGCGGCCCCGACCCCGGCCCGCGCGGCGAAGCTGTCGATCGCGCAGCTGCAGGCCGCACTCCGCCGCGCGGGCCGCAGCCGGGGTATCGAGGCCGAGGCACGGCGCCTGCGGGAGATATTCCGCGGCGACTACGCCCGCCAGCCACAGGCCGTCGAAGACGCGATGGGACACCAACTCGCCGCCCTCGTCGTCCAGCTGGACGCCGCTTGCCGGGCTACGGACGAGTTGGCCGAGGCGGTGGAGGAGTCTTTTCTCCAGCACCCGGACGCTGACGTGCTGCTCAGCTTCCCCGGCCTCGGCGTCCAACTCGGCGCCCGGGTGCTCGCCGAGACCGGAGACGACCGCGACCGCTTCACCGACGCCCGCGCCTTGAAGGCATACGCCGGATCAGCCCCCATCACCCGAGCCTCGGGCAAGAAGAAGTTCGTCGGACGGCGGCACATCAAGAACGACCGCCTGATCACGGCGGGATTCCTGTGGGCCTTCTCCGCGCTGCGGAGTTCGCCCGGCGCCGACGCGCACTACCGCCGCCGACGTGCGGCGGGAGACTGGCATGCCCAGGCCCAGCGGCATCTGTTCAACCGGCTGCTCGGCCAGCTCCACCACTGCCTGCAGACCCGGCAGCTCTTTGACGAGCATCACGCGTTCACCTCCTCCTCAGCGGACCTGGCCGTCGCGGCTTGA
- a CDS encoding sacsin N-terminal ATP-binding-like domain-containing protein — MTAERGGSTAADVERAIRAAEDLMEREGLTDGAEVPEPVGPEATCAAVQRLGDLFVELPGQMRYGLRRQRDNGGDLSTDPLQGLSEIVQNADDLGASQVRILVRDTELLVAHDGRPVRLTDVMALAMPSLTSKADDPDATGRFGIGLMTLRRLSPVLEIFCGFYRVRIGDPDVSLAEPFSVPAWSAQDSWTVLRIPLATPAEVRGQDVDDWLAAWGDEALLFLHHVRAVVHQHEGGDVRTRLALEWGEPDACEAVVGGRETVVDVRTARTSGGMSWQVSRATVPSPPDVPRIRKAAGESTVLAVAIPLHEGAGDEVAGQVHVGLPVTELGLPLRVGAQFDPNPSRQHVNDTPWNQALLPLLADLWAAVIVRQLRLDPTAAWQCLPLPHDVQSPKGPVHDLEQRFLALARARVSNELRLRTPLHGDLGLADLAVGDEALSRALSEAEIAQVAGRIAVLPPAARDADGRWQDVLDDWAEHDGAAPETVTVAMALDELLGDGPRSPEATVALASVAIAEDETLTLRWHKWLVDVSGARHRVPRPGAAEIFTDKAQGLWKVLGLSCVLHPAFFAETGEAARVSAWLRDQQVLVTGAEPVPAIRQLAARGTRRDVAPLVLDDVQLVALRDGFLRVPVRERRRLGKDVGRAVLLQGRRSRTGGRWEDVQVRPADAYLPARLDSVDREDSFETASGGASGLTWLRPRYAQVLPGAGTGLGARAFFHLLGAEKGPRLRPHPGVEHRFTASNPNEGLPARIQGGPAERRKTSHVPNKSSRDGQVR; from the coding sequence ATGACTGCTGAGCGTGGCGGATCGACGGCGGCTGACGTGGAGCGGGCGATTCGGGCGGCCGAGGACCTCATGGAACGGGAGGGGCTGACAGACGGTGCGGAGGTGCCCGAACCGGTCGGGCCTGAAGCAACGTGCGCGGCCGTTCAGCGGCTCGGGGATCTGTTCGTGGAGCTGCCCGGGCAGATGCGGTACGGGCTGCGTCGGCAGCGGGACAACGGCGGGGACCTGTCGACTGACCCGCTGCAGGGGCTGTCCGAGATTGTGCAGAACGCCGACGATCTCGGGGCATCCCAGGTCAGGATTCTCGTCCGCGACACGGAACTGCTCGTGGCGCACGACGGCCGTCCGGTACGGCTGACCGATGTAATGGCGCTCGCCATGCCCTCGCTGACGAGCAAGGCCGACGACCCTGACGCTACGGGCAGGTTCGGTATCGGACTCATGACCCTCCGTCGGTTGTCCCCTGTCTTGGAGATCTTCTGCGGTTTCTACCGCGTCCGGATCGGGGATCCCGACGTGTCCCTCGCCGAGCCCTTCTCGGTTCCCGCCTGGTCGGCGCAGGACAGTTGGACTGTCCTGCGTATCCCGCTCGCCACGCCCGCCGAGGTGCGGGGCCAGGACGTGGACGACTGGCTCGCCGCGTGGGGTGACGAGGCGCTGCTCTTTCTCCACCACGTGCGCGCGGTCGTGCACCAGCACGAGGGGGGTGACGTACGCACCCGGCTGGCACTGGAGTGGGGCGAACCGGATGCCTGCGAAGCGGTCGTCGGCGGCCGGGAAACCGTAGTCGACGTGCGCACAGCTCGGACCTCCGGCGGCATGTCCTGGCAGGTCAGCCGTGCCACCGTACCGAGCCCGCCCGACGTGCCAAGGATCCGCAAGGCCGCGGGCGAATCGACCGTCCTCGCCGTCGCGATCCCGCTGCACGAGGGCGCGGGCGACGAGGTGGCTGGACAAGTGCACGTCGGACTGCCCGTGACCGAACTGGGACTGCCGCTCCGGGTCGGCGCCCAGTTCGATCCGAACCCGAGCCGTCAGCACGTCAACGACACCCCGTGGAACCAGGCGCTGCTTCCCCTGCTGGCCGACCTTTGGGCCGCCGTCATCGTGCGACAGCTCCGCCTGGACCCGACCGCGGCCTGGCAGTGCCTGCCGCTGCCGCACGACGTCCAGTCGCCGAAGGGGCCTGTACACGACTTGGAGCAGCGGTTCCTCGCCCTGGCCCGCGCGAGGGTGTCGAACGAGCTGCGCCTGCGGACGCCGCTTCATGGCGACCTCGGACTCGCCGACCTCGCAGTCGGCGACGAGGCGCTATCACGCGCCCTTTCGGAGGCGGAGATCGCGCAGGTGGCCGGACGCATAGCTGTATTGCCTCCAGCTGCGCGGGATGCGGACGGGCGGTGGCAGGACGTTCTCGATGACTGGGCCGAACACGACGGTGCCGCGCCCGAGACCGTCACCGTCGCGATGGCCCTGGACGAGCTTCTCGGCGATGGGCCCCGGAGCCCAGAGGCGACGGTCGCACTCGCTTCCGTCGCCATCGCCGAAGACGAGACGCTGACGCTTCGATGGCACAAATGGCTGGTGGATGTCTCGGGGGCACGGCACCGGGTACCCCGGCCCGGAGCCGCGGAGATCTTCACCGACAAGGCCCAGGGGCTCTGGAAGGTGCTCGGGCTCAGCTGCGTCCTGCACCCGGCGTTCTTCGCCGAGACCGGGGAAGCGGCCCGGGTCAGTGCGTGGCTGAGAGACCAACAGGTTCTCGTGACGGGCGCGGAACCGGTACCCGCCATCCGCCAACTCGCCGCGCGTGGCACCCGAAGGGACGTCGCGCCTCTGGTTCTGGACGACGTCCAACTGGTGGCGCTGCGCGATGGATTCCTGCGTGTCCCCGTGAGGGAGCGCCGTCGGCTGGGCAAGGACGTGGGCCGCGCCGTCCTGCTGCAGGGCCGGCGGTCCAGGACGGGGGGCCGCTGGGAGGACGTACAGGTCCGTCCTGCGGATGCCTACCTGCCGGCCCGGCTGGACAGTGTGGACCGAGAGGATAGTTTCGAGACCGCGTCGGGTGGGGCCAGCGGCCTGACCTGGCTGCGCCCCCGCTATGCCCAGGTCCTACCCGGGGCAGGGACGGGCCTGGGCGCCCGAGCCTTTTTCCACCTGCTCGGTGCCGAGAAGGGACCTCGGCTCCGGCCACACCCCGGAGTCGAGCACCGGTTCACCGCCTCCAACCCGAACGAGGGCCTGCCGGCCCGGATCCAGGGCGGCCCGGCGGAGCGCCGAAAGACATCTCACGTGCCTAACAAGTCAAGCCGCGACGGCCAGGTCCGCTGA
- a CDS encoding glycosyltransferase — MRQTVPADRVLVVDDTSSDRTGEVAASHGVTVIRPPRDLGSKAKVQNYSLPHCTTDLVTAPPTSYSPSTRTPSSHPTASKRHTRTIRERPLHRVSLRVPLAR; from the coding sequence GTGCGCCAAACGGTCCCGGCTGACCGCGTCCTGGTCGTGGACGACACCTCCAGCGACCGTACGGGCGAGGTGGCGGCATCACATGGCGTGACCGTTATCCGCCCGCCGCGCGACCTCGGCAGCAAGGCCAAGGTGCAGAACTACTCCCTGCCGCACTGCACCACCGACCTCGTAACTGCACCGCCGACCTCGTACTCGCCGTCGACGCGGACACCGTCCTCGCACCCGACTGCATCGAAACGCCATACCCGCACGATCCGGGAGCGGCCGCTCCACCGAGTATCTCTTCGGGTTCCACTGGCACGGTGA
- a CDS encoding S8 family peptidase, whose amino-acid sequence MAHKRSSKKRLITAIAAAVAATGIATVTAVTAGASPAAEGKIYGAEAKGAVNGSYIVMLKESVRTAESGDLAAKYGGEIKRSYSSVGGFSTTGLDEEEAKRLAADPAVDKVVQNKKFHINATQDNPPSWGLDRIDQADTEGDKKYNYPDNAGEGVTAYVIDTGVRTTHKDFEGRASSGFDAVDGDDDATDGNGHGTHVAGTIAGVEHGVAKKTKIVAVRVLDDEGSGTTEQVVAGIDWVTKNHEGPSVANMSLGGGADEALDAAVKKAIDSGVTFGVAAGNESTDAGQGSPARVKEAITVASSADADEQSDFSNYGEVVDLYAPGSDITSDWNDSDEGTKTISGTSMATPHVVGAAAVYLAGHQDATPEEVAQALTDGATPDKITNPSEGTPNKLLKVTE is encoded by the coding sequence ATGGCTCACAAGCGTTCCAGCAAGAAGCGGTTGATCACGGCGATAGCCGCCGCGGTTGCCGCCACTGGTATCGCCACCGTCACCGCGGTCACCGCTGGTGCCTCTCCCGCGGCCGAAGGCAAGATCTATGGTGCCGAGGCCAAGGGTGCCGTGAACGGCAGCTACATCGTCATGCTGAAGGAGTCGGTCCGTACCGCCGAGAGCGGCGACCTGGCCGCCAAGTACGGCGGCGAGATCAAGCGGAGCTACTCCTCCGTCGGCGGCTTCTCGACGACCGGCCTGGACGAGGAGGAGGCCAAGCGCCTCGCCGCCGACCCCGCTGTGGACAAGGTCGTTCAGAACAAGAAGTTCCACATCAACGCCACCCAGGACAACCCGCCGTCGTGGGGCCTGGACCGCATCGACCAGGCGGACACCGAGGGCGACAAGAAGTACAACTACCCCGACAACGCGGGTGAGGGCGTCACCGCCTACGTCATCGACACCGGTGTGCGCACGACGCACAAGGACTTCGAAGGCCGCGCTTCCTCCGGCTTCGACGCGGTGGACGGCGACGACGACGCCACCGACGGCAACGGTCACGGTACGCACGTCGCGGGCACCATCGCCGGCGTCGAGCACGGCGTCGCCAAGAAGACCAAGATCGTGGCCGTCCGTGTGCTGGACGACGAGGGCTCCGGCACCACCGAGCAGGTCGTCGCCGGTATCGACTGGGTGACCAAGAACCACGAGGGTCCCTCGGTCGCCAACATGTCGCTCGGCGGCGGCGCCGACGAGGCGCTCGACGCGGCCGTCAAGAAGGCCATCGACTCCGGCGTCACCTTCGGCGTCGCGGCGGGCAACGAGTCCACCGACGCCGGCCAGGGCTCCCCGGCCCGGGTGAAGGAGGCCATCACCGTCGCCTCCAGCGCCGACGCGGACGAGCAGTCGGACTTCTCCAACTACGGCGAAGTCGTGGACCTTTACGCTCCCGGCTCCGACATCACCTCGGACTGGAACGACAGCGACGAGGGCACGAAGACCATCTCCGGTACGTCCATGGCCACCCCGCATGTCGTGGGGGCCGCTGCGGTCTACCTGGCCGGTCACCAGGACGCCACCCCCGAAGAGGTCGCCCAGGCCCTGACGGACGGTGCCACTCCCGACAAGATCACGAACCCGAGTGAGGGGACGCCCAACAAGCTGCTGAAGGTCACCGAGTAA
- a CDS encoding ABC transporter substrate-binding protein: MRSEPTLPQRTRARFHRRSLLAAAAALPAAALLPGCSDDNRRKAGGRITLRFQSLAWQQDSVKANRQLVAEWNRHHPDVQVRYVQSAWPTVHDQLLTSFEGGEAPDIIHDASDDLADFAYGGDLADLTALLPPRLKRDIPQQSWETGMFGGRVYGIPFLQEPRVLIANRRKLRRSGVRIPTPERPWTWEEFAEAAQRLTRGGTYGVAWPLKEPVSATLNLALSTGGRVFHRHPGGKVEVRFDAVDQVVPRTIHDQLNIDRTASRTTLGMGGSDTLPGFFAGRYAMVPLGFSYRQQIAQQAPEDFDWTVLPAPKGTVLEQGVSPQTLSVAEDCPHKEEAMAFIDFLLRPPNMVRLALGDWMLPTGQEALKDPALRVARHDWTTGTALAGSLRSAPAQSVRGYPEWKDKIATPGLQEYYSGAIGLDALRKRLVDDGNLVLARYQR, from the coding sequence ATGCGCTCCGAGCCCACACTGCCGCAGCGGACCCGCGCCCGTTTCCACCGCCGGAGCCTGCTTGCCGCTGCCGCCGCGCTGCCCGCGGCCGCCCTGCTGCCCGGCTGCTCCGACGACAACCGGCGGAAGGCCGGCGGCCGGATCACCCTGCGCTTCCAGTCGCTGGCCTGGCAGCAGGACTCCGTCAAGGCCAACAGACAACTCGTCGCCGAATGGAACCGGCACCACCCGGACGTCCAGGTCCGGTACGTCCAGAGTGCGTGGCCCACCGTCCACGACCAGCTGCTCACCTCCTTCGAGGGCGGCGAGGCGCCGGACATCATCCATGACGCCTCCGACGACCTCGCCGACTTCGCCTACGGCGGCGATCTCGCCGACCTCACCGCCCTGCTGCCGCCGCGTCTCAAGCGCGATATCCCACAACAGAGCTGGGAGACCGGCATGTTCGGCGGCCGGGTGTACGGCATCCCGTTCCTCCAGGAACCGCGGGTGCTGATCGCGAACCGCAGGAAGCTGAGGCGGTCCGGCGTCCGCATCCCCACTCCCGAACGCCCCTGGACCTGGGAGGAGTTCGCGGAAGCGGCGCAGCGGCTGACCCGTGGCGGCACCTACGGCGTCGCATGGCCGCTGAAGGAACCGGTGTCCGCCACGCTCAATCTCGCTCTGTCCACGGGGGGCCGGGTCTTCCACCGCCACCCCGGGGGCAAGGTGGAGGTCCGCTTCGACGCCGTCGACCAGGTGGTGCCACGCACCATCCACGACCAGCTGAACATCGACCGCACCGCCTCCCGTACGACCCTGGGCATGGGCGGCTCGGACACCCTGCCGGGCTTCTTCGCCGGGCGGTACGCGATGGTGCCGCTCGGGTTCTCCTACCGCCAGCAGATCGCCCAGCAGGCACCCGAGGACTTCGACTGGACGGTACTGCCCGCGCCCAAGGGCACCGTCCTGGAGCAGGGCGTGAGTCCGCAGACCCTGTCGGTGGCCGAGGACTGCCCGCACAAGGAGGAGGCGATGGCCTTCATCGACTTCCTCCTCCGGCCGCCGAACATGGTCCGGCTGGCCCTGGGCGACTGGATGCTGCCGACGGGTCAGGAAGCTCTGAAGGACCCGGCGCTACGGGTGGCCAGACATGATTGGACCACCGGCACCGCGCTGGCGGGCTCGTTGCGCTCCGCGCCGGCCCAGTCCGTCCGTGGTTATCCGGAGTGGAAGGACAAGATCGCGACACCGGGCCTGCAGGAGTACTACAGCGGCGCGATCGGTCTGGACGCCCTGCGGAAGCGGCTGGTTGACGACGGCAATCTGGTGCTGGCGCGTTACCAGCGCTGA
- a CDS encoding carbohydrate ABC transporter permease yields MSTRQVSTRQLGRRATVKRTAGRTGQYVALLCYLAFLSFPFLWLLSTALKPPRELGSIHPAWIPEAPTLENFRQAFAQQPLLEAVGNSLLAAAVSAVTAIVLATPMAYVLARFRNRFSRVATAWVVISQAFPLVLVIIPLFLILKSLQLIDSRIGLIMVYVVWSLPFALWMLTGYVRAIPHELEEAAAVDGAGRTRTLVSVTTPLLAPGIVATALFSFITAWNEFFFALVLLKSPEKQTLPVVLTHFLGAEGVADLGPLAAAALLATLPSLLLFAVIQRRIAGGMLAGAVKS; encoded by the coding sequence GTGAGCACACGACAAGTCAGCACACGACAACTGGGCCGCCGGGCCACCGTGAAGCGTACCGCCGGCCGCACCGGCCAGTACGTCGCGCTCCTCTGCTACCTCGCCTTCCTCTCCTTCCCCTTCCTCTGGCTGCTCTCCACCGCCCTCAAACCGCCCCGCGAACTGGGCAGCATCCACCCCGCATGGATCCCCGAGGCGCCCACCCTGGAGAATTTCCGGCAGGCGTTCGCTCAGCAGCCGCTGCTGGAGGCCGTGGGAAACAGCCTGCTCGCGGCGGCGGTCTCCGCGGTCACCGCGATCGTGCTGGCGACCCCGATGGCCTATGTCCTGGCCCGTTTCCGCAATCGTTTCTCGCGGGTGGCCACCGCCTGGGTCGTGATCAGTCAGGCGTTCCCCCTGGTGCTGGTGATCATCCCGCTGTTCCTGATCCTGAAGAGCCTCCAGCTGATCGACTCCCGGATCGGTCTGATCATGGTCTATGTGGTGTGGTCGCTGCCCTTCGCCCTGTGGATGCTGACGGGCTATGTCCGCGCCATACCCCACGAATTGGAGGAGGCCGCTGCGGTGGACGGTGCGGGCCGGACACGTACGCTCGTCTCGGTCACCACGCCGCTCCTCGCGCCGGGCATCGTCGCCACGGCGCTGTTCTCCTTCATCACCGCCTGGAACGAGTTCTTCTTCGCCCTGGTGCTGCTCAAGTCGCCGGAGAAACAGACACTGCCGGTCGTGCTGACCCATTTCCTCGGGGCGGAGGGCGTCGCCGATCTGGGCCCGCTCGCCGCCGCCGCGCTCCTCGCCACCCTCCCGAGCCTGCTCCTGTTCGCCGTCATCCAGCGGCGAATAGCCGGCGGGATGCTCGCCGGGGCGGTGAAGAGCTGA
- a CDS encoding carbohydrate ABC transporter permease: protein MTLTTAPRRSTTAGSRRTVGPRRDHGAWFLVLPALLPILVLSVGPLLYGIGLAFTDAQSGRTQPTQWVGALNFSDLLRDSLFWESFRIGLVWAVGVTVPQFVLALGLALLLNLDLRLRWLARALAIIPWAMPEGVVGIMWRLVYHPDAGVLNETLRRLGLAGAGDGRDWLSGLATALPAVILVGIWAGMPQTTVSLLAGLQNVPRELHEAASMDGAGGWRRFRTVTWPAIRPIALAITALNFIWNFNSFALVFVLTDGGPGGRTRLPMLFAYEEAFRYGQFGYAAAMGLAMVAVISVLLAVYLAGRLKRDEDK from the coding sequence GTGACCTTGACGACCGCGCCACGGCGGTCAACCACAGCCGGCTCCCGGCGCACCGTCGGACCCCGGCGCGACCATGGTGCGTGGTTCCTCGTGCTGCCCGCGCTGTTACCGATCCTCGTGCTGAGCGTCGGACCGCTGCTGTACGGCATCGGGCTGGCGTTCACCGACGCCCAGTCGGGCCGCACCCAGCCCACCCAGTGGGTGGGTGCGCTGAACTTCTCCGACCTGTTGCGGGACTCCCTCTTCTGGGAATCGTTCCGGATCGGCCTGGTGTGGGCCGTCGGCGTCACCGTCCCGCAGTTCGTCCTCGCCCTCGGCCTCGCGCTGCTGCTCAACCTTGATCTGCGGCTGCGGTGGCTGGCCCGCGCGCTGGCGATCATCCCGTGGGCGATGCCGGAGGGCGTCGTCGGCATCATGTGGCGGCTGGTCTACCACCCGGACGCCGGCGTGCTGAACGAAACGCTGCGCCGCCTCGGCCTGGCCGGAGCCGGCGACGGCCGGGACTGGCTGAGCGGTCTGGCCACCGCCCTGCCCGCGGTCATCCTCGTCGGTATATGGGCCGGTATGCCACAGACCACCGTCTCGCTGCTGGCCGGCCTGCAGAACGTCCCGCGCGAGCTGCACGAGGCCGCGTCGATGGACGGCGCGGGTGGCTGGCGGCGCTTCCGTACGGTCACCTGGCCCGCCATCAGACCCATCGCACTCGCCATCACCGCGCTCAACTTCATCTGGAACTTCAACTCCTTCGCCCTGGTCTTCGTGCTCACCGACGGCGGCCCCGGCGGCCGGACGCGGCTGCCGATGCTCTTCGCGTACGAAGAGGCATTCCGTTACGGGCAGTTCGGATACGCCGCCGCGATGGGACTGGCGATGGTCGCGGTGATATCGGTCCTGCTGGCCGTCTATCTGGCCGGCCGGCTGAAGAGGGACGAGGACAAGTGA
- a CDS encoding aminoglycoside phosphotransferase family protein — translation MTEASPGAFTEARARDVLAAAGRPDAAADAKLLALGENAVFVLGDDGPVVRVGRSADLRERAERELAVAQWLAAEGVPAVRAAEPEATLVDGHPVTYWHRLPEAVRPAEPGDLAALLKLVHALPEPPFALPRRELLGGVERWLRLAGDAVSAQDAEYLRGRRDAFAAAAAALAPQLPRGPIHGDALPRNVHVGPDGPVLVDLETFASDLREHDLVVMALSRDRYGLTADAYDTFVSVYGWDVRDWEGCAVLRGSRETASCAWVSQHAPGNPAARTEFRRRMASLRDKDATVRWYPF, via the coding sequence ATGACCGAAGCGAGCCCCGGCGCCTTCACGGAGGCGCGCGCCCGGGATGTCCTGGCCGCGGCCGGACGGCCCGACGCGGCGGCCGACGCCAAGCTGCTCGCGCTCGGCGAGAACGCGGTCTTTGTACTCGGCGACGACGGTCCGGTCGTACGCGTGGGCCGCAGCGCCGATCTCCGGGAGCGCGCCGAACGGGAACTCGCCGTGGCCCAGTGGCTGGCGGCCGAGGGCGTACCGGCGGTACGGGCCGCCGAGCCCGAGGCCACCCTGGTCGACGGGCACCCCGTGACGTACTGGCACCGGCTGCCGGAAGCCGTCCGCCCCGCCGAACCGGGCGATCTCGCCGCGCTGCTCAAACTCGTGCACGCCCTGCCGGAACCGCCGTTCGCGCTCCCCCGGCGCGAACTCCTCGGCGGTGTCGAGCGCTGGCTGCGACTGGCGGGCGATGCCGTATCGGCGCAGGACGCGGAGTATCTGAGGGGGCGGCGGGACGCGTTCGCCGCGGCCGCCGCCGCATTGGCGCCGCAGCTGCCCCGCGGCCCCATCCATGGCGATGCGCTGCCCCGTAATGTGCATGTCGGGCCCGATGGTCCGGTGCTGGTCGACCTGGAAACCTTCGCCTCCGATCTGCGTGAACACGACCTCGTCGTGATGGCCTTGAGCCGGGACCGCTACGGCCTGACGGCGGACGCGTACGACACGTTTGTGTCGGTCTACGGCTGGGACGTGCGGGACTGGGAGGGCTGTGCGGTGCTGCGTGGCTCCCGGGAGACGGCGAGCTGTGCCTGGGTCTCCCAGCACGCGCCTGGAAACCCGGCGGCCCGCACGGAATTCCGCCGCCGGATGGCCTCCTTGCGCGACAAGGACGCGACGGTGCGGTGGTATCCGTTCTGA
- a CDS encoding exonuclease domain-containing protein, giving the protein MNWHQELLVSFDLETTGTDVERDRIVTAALIRLEGDGRVVAKQSWLLDPGVPIPDEAAAIHGISTEYIREHGRPPTTAIADITEALADALRADIPLVVMNARYDLSLLDRECRRHGVRTLTERLGNPPAPIIDPLILDKHVDRYRKGKRALQALCGHYGVRLDGAHEAGADAAAAAGVARRIGEKHPSVAIPSPRALHALQEEAAAEQAASFQAYLRRSGDPQAIVERAWPLIPYQG; this is encoded by the coding sequence ATGAACTGGCATCAGGAGCTCTTGGTCAGCTTCGACCTGGAGACCACGGGCACCGATGTCGAGCGGGACCGTATCGTCACCGCCGCGCTGATCCGGCTGGAGGGCGATGGCCGGGTGGTCGCCAAGCAGTCCTGGCTCCTCGATCCCGGCGTACCGATTCCCGATGAGGCAGCAGCCATTCATGGCATTTCGACCGAATATATCCGAGAACACGGCCGGCCGCCGACGACCGCGATAGCGGACATCACGGAGGCACTGGCCGATGCGCTGCGCGCGGACATCCCCCTGGTGGTGATGAACGCGCGATACGACCTCTCGCTGCTCGACCGCGAGTGCCGTCGCCATGGCGTGCGCACGCTGACCGAGCGGCTCGGCAATCCGCCCGCGCCCATCATCGATCCGCTGATCCTGGACAAGCATGTGGATCGCTACCGCAAGGGCAAGCGCGCGCTGCAGGCGCTCTGCGGGCATTACGGCGTGCGGCTGGACGGCGCGCATGAGGCGGGCGCCGACGCGGCGGCCGCGGCCGGTGTCGCCCGGCGCATCGGGGAGAAACACCCGTCCGTCGCCATCCCCTCACCGCGCGCCCTGCACGCGCTCCAGGAGGAGGCCGCCGCCGAACAAGCGGCCTCGTTCCAGGCGTACTTGCGTCGCTCCGGCGATCCGCAGGCGATAGTCGAGCGGGCCTGGCCGCTGATTCCGTACCAGGGCTGA
- a CDS encoding SDR family NAD(P)-dependent oxidoreductase yields MDLRLAGHGALVTGSSSGIGATIAETLADEGCDVLVHGRNAAAAAAVAERIAVRGVRAEVVLGDLTEPGVAEQVAVTARDFGARILVNNAGPFAEHDWESSRPSDWRAAFEGNVLPTVRVTQTLLPSLRAQGWGRVITIGSRAVRTPLPNMVTYSAAKAAVVNMTTSLARHLAGTGVTANCVSPGVIVTPSMRRMFEERAAAADEGDDGGAAEADILAEYAPNPTGRLGRPEDVAAAVGYLASPVADYVNGIELRVDGGITGTP; encoded by the coding sequence ATGGACCTACGGCTGGCGGGACACGGCGCTCTGGTGACGGGGAGCAGTTCGGGGATCGGGGCGACGATCGCCGAGACCCTGGCGGACGAAGGGTGCGATGTCCTTGTCCATGGGCGGAACGCGGCAGCCGCGGCGGCCGTCGCCGAGCGGATCGCGGTCCGCGGCGTGCGCGCCGAAGTGGTGCTCGGCGATCTGACGGAACCGGGCGTCGCCGAGCAGGTCGCGGTCACCGCACGCGACTTCGGGGCCCGCATCCTCGTCAACAACGCCGGTCCGTTCGCCGAACACGACTGGGAGAGCTCCCGGCCGTCCGACTGGCGGGCCGCGTTCGAGGGCAACGTCCTGCCGACGGTACGGGTCACCCAGACCCTGCTGCCGTCGCTGCGCGCGCAGGGCTGGGGCCGCGTGATCACCATCGGCAGCCGGGCCGTACGGACACCGCTGCCCAACATGGTCACATACTCCGCGGCCAAGGCGGCCGTGGTGAACATGACCACGAGCCTGGCCCGGCATCTGGCCGGTACCGGGGTCACCGCGAACTGTGTGAGCCCCGGAGTGATCGTCACCCCCTCGATGCGCCGGATGTTCGAAGAACGCGCGGCAGCGGCGGACGAGGGCGACGACGGCGGAGCGGCCGAGGCGGACATCCTCGCGGAGTACGCGCCGAATCCGACCGGGCGGCTGGGGCGGCCGGAGGACGTCGCGGCCGCGGTCGGGTATCTCGCCAGCCCGGTCGCCGACTACGTGAACGGCATCGAGCTACGGGTCGACGGCGGCATCACGGGGACACCGTAG